A single genomic interval of Mucilaginibacter robiniae harbors:
- a CDS encoding class I SAM-dependent methyltransferase: MSNELTDRKFWANYWESKKGLAFAVPPTYTFHQLFKKLLGNSSIKTAIELGGFPGYYAIFLKKYFGLNTTLFDFYVHQPVLKQVLSANGLTNQDVQVIEGDLFKYQPQQQYDLVLSCGLIEHFNDTKDIINRHLQFLKPGGTLFITLPNFTGVNGWVQRNYDMDNYSKHNISSMNPSLLAEYCKQLGLQNVEAYYYGHFSVWLENRDQQSAATKAFLKTLWLTGKVATKLVPVESKALSPYIVVKAVKA, translated from the coding sequence ATGAGCAACGAACTCACCGACCGTAAATTTTGGGCTAATTATTGGGAATCCAAGAAGGGACTAGCTTTTGCCGTGCCACCCACTTATACTTTTCATCAGTTGTTTAAAAAGCTGTTGGGCAATTCATCCATCAAAACGGCTATTGAACTAGGAGGCTTTCCAGGCTACTATGCTATTTTCCTGAAAAAGTATTTTGGCCTGAACACTACCTTATTCGATTTTTATGTACATCAACCAGTACTAAAGCAGGTATTATCGGCTAATGGGTTAACTAATCAGGATGTTCAGGTAATTGAAGGTGATTTGTTTAAGTATCAACCACAACAACAGTATGATTTGGTGCTATCCTGCGGGTTGATTGAGCATTTTAATGATACTAAAGATATTATTAACCGCCATTTGCAGTTTTTGAAACCTGGCGGCACATTGTTCATTACACTGCCTAATTTTACCGGTGTAAATGGTTGGGTACAACGTAATTATGATATGGATAATTACAGCAAGCACAACATCAGCAGCATGAACCCGTCTTTACTGGCGGAGTACTGCAAGCAGTTGGGTTTGCAAAATGTAGAAGCTTACTACTATGGGCATTTTTCAGTATGGTTGGAAAATCGAGATCAGCAAAGTGCTGCAACTAAAGCTTTTTTAAAAACGTTGTGGCTAACCGGTAAAGTAGCCACTAAGCTTGTTCCGGTAGAAAGCAAAGCGCTATCGCCCTATATTGTGGTAAAAGCAGTAAAAGCATAG
- the pepT gene encoding peptidase T — protein sequence MPLDFTVTDRFLRYVTIDTQSDPESTTYPSTEKQKNLGKILVKELLEMGIADAHLDEYGYVYATLPPNTDKTDVPVICFCSHMDTSPDCSGEGVKPIIHHNYQGQDLVLPDDTAQVLRMAEHPELKNQLGNDIITASGTTLLGVDNKAGVAEIMDACYQLIHHPEIKHGTIKVLFTPDEEIGRGVDKIDLQKVGAFAGYTIDGETAGNMENETFSADGAKLIIHGVSAHPGFAKGKMESAIKIAGQIVAALPADLSPEGTEDKQGFVHPVGITGHVEQATIEFIIRDFEKDKLKQHATVIEQIAQQVLNNYPNSSYQLQVKPQYRNMKQVLDQHPQITDYGMEAIRRAGLDARLCSIRGGTDGSRLSFMGLPCPNIFAGEHAFHGRQEWVSVQDMQKAVETIMHLCAVWEERS from the coding sequence ATGCCTTTAGATTTTACCGTTACCGATCGCTTTTTGCGTTACGTAACTATTGATACACAATCAGACCCTGAATCTACCACTTACCCTTCTACTGAGAAACAGAAAAACTTGGGTAAGATTTTAGTAAAAGAATTATTAGAGATGGGCATTGCCGATGCCCACTTGGATGAATATGGCTATGTGTATGCTACGTTGCCACCCAATACAGATAAGACTGATGTGCCGGTTATTTGTTTCTGCTCGCACATGGATACTTCGCCGGATTGTAGCGGTGAGGGGGTGAAACCCATCATTCACCATAATTATCAAGGGCAGGATTTAGTACTGCCTGATGATACTGCACAGGTGTTGCGAATGGCAGAACACCCTGAGCTGAAGAATCAATTAGGCAATGATATTATTACAGCCAGCGGCACTACGCTACTTGGGGTAGATAATAAAGCCGGTGTAGCTGAAATTATGGATGCTTGCTACCAGTTAATCCATCACCCGGAAATTAAACATGGTACTATTAAAGTACTGTTTACCCCTGATGAAGAAATTGGTCGTGGTGTAGACAAGATAGATTTACAGAAAGTTGGCGCTTTTGCCGGTTACACCATTGATGGTGAAACCGCTGGCAATATGGAGAATGAAACCTTTTCGGCTGATGGTGCCAAGCTGATTATTCATGGCGTTAGTGCACATCCTGGTTTTGCCAAAGGTAAAATGGAAAGTGCTATCAAAATTGCAGGGCAGATAGTAGCTGCATTACCTGCCGATCTATCGCCCGAAGGCACAGAGGATAAGCAGGGCTTTGTACACCCGGTTGGCATTACCGGCCATGTAGAGCAAGCTACCATCGAATTTATTATTCGCGATTTTGAAAAAGATAAATTGAAACAGCATGCAACGGTAATTGAGCAGATTGCTCAGCAGGTGTTGAATAATTATCCAAACTCTTCTTACCAATTGCAGGTAAAACCGCAATATCGCAACATGAAGCAGGTGCTGGATCAGCATCCGCAAATTACTGATTACGGTATGGAAGCTATACGACGTGCCGGATTGGATGCCCGTTTATGCAGCATTCGGGGTGGTACAGATGGTTCACGATTATCATTCATGGGGTTACCTTGCCCAAACATTTTTGCCGGCGAACATGCCTTTCATGGGCGGCAGGAATGGGTATCGGTTCAGGATATGCAAAAAGCGGTGGAAACCATTATGCACCTGTGTGCGGTTTGGGAAGAACGCAGTTAA
- the ruvX gene encoding Holliday junction resolvase RuvX: MPRVMAFDYGTKRIGVAVTDPLQMIATGLDTIHPNQIIDFLKKYLQTEQVETFVVGEPKQMDNTPSQSAIHVKGFVNLLQKTFSDIPIELLDERFTSKMASAAILAGGVKKAGRQNKALVDTVSAVILLQSWMERKAFR, from the coding sequence ATGCCCCGAGTAATGGCTTTTGATTATGGTACCAAGCGCATTGGCGTGGCCGTAACCGACCCCCTGCAAATGATTGCCACCGGCCTGGATACTATTCATCCGAACCAGATTATCGACTTTCTGAAAAAGTATCTGCAAACCGAACAGGTAGAAACTTTTGTGGTAGGCGAGCCTAAGCAGATGGATAACACGCCCTCTCAATCTGCCATACATGTCAAAGGCTTTGTAAACCTACTGCAAAAAACTTTTTCTGATATACCTATTGAATTATTGGATGAACGCTTTACCTCTAAAATGGCTTCTGCAGCCATACTAGCTGGAGGGGTGAAAAAAGCCGGGCGGCAGAATAAGGCGCTGGTGGATACTGTTTCGGCTGTTATTCTGCTGCAATCATGGATGGAGCGGAAAGCGTTTAGGTAA
- a CDS encoding DNA polymerase III subunit: MQFKQIVGQQGVKQRLLNTVRENRVSHAQLFLGPEGSGSLALALAYAQYLSCEDKQADDSCGVCASCRKYEKLVHPDLHFSYPFFAKHKDDTALSFIEEWREALLTHPYLSLDIWRSYLEADNKQANINIAECHQIIKKLSLKPFESEYKILILWLPEYLDKEGNTLLKIIEEPQPNTLFLLVAQNQDQILNTILSRTQLVKIPTLGYEDVKNYLIQQKGQPVQTAEEAAYLSCGNLTEALAMLQQDTKSHHEAFLNWLRKCYSNKGLEIMAFVEQVAKAGRENQKNFLHYGISYIRECCLILSGAAELVHLPAVEKETAQKMAAVMTLDMGEGISAELEKAYYHVERNANPKILFLDVSLQIIKILHYKMLPQGTQYMN; this comes from the coding sequence ATGCAGTTTAAGCAAATAGTGGGGCAACAAGGCGTGAAGCAACGTTTACTGAACACCGTTCGGGAAAACAGGGTAAGCCATGCTCAATTATTTTTGGGGCCTGAAGGCTCTGGTAGTTTGGCGCTGGCATTGGCGTATGCACAATATTTATCATGCGAGGATAAGCAAGCTGATGACTCATGTGGCGTATGTGCTTCCTGCCGTAAGTATGAAAAACTGGTGCACCCTGATCTGCATTTTTCTTATCCGTTTTTTGCCAAGCACAAGGACGATACCGCACTTAGCTTTATTGAAGAGTGGCGTGAAGCTTTGTTAACGCATCCTTATTTGAGTCTGGATATATGGCGTAGCTACTTGGAAGCTGACAACAAACAAGCCAATATCAACATAGCCGAGTGCCACCAGATTATCAAAAAGCTAAGTTTAAAGCCGTTTGAATCGGAATACAAGATTTTAATTCTATGGCTGCCGGAATATTTAGATAAAGAAGGTAACACACTGCTGAAAATTATCGAGGAGCCACAGCCTAATACACTATTCCTGCTGGTAGCGCAAAATCAGGATCAGATACTGAATACCATTCTATCGCGTACGCAACTGGTGAAAATACCGACGTTGGGATATGAGGATGTAAAGAATTACTTGATACAGCAAAAGGGGCAGCCGGTACAAACTGCTGAGGAAGCAGCCTACCTGAGTTGCGGCAACCTGACAGAAGCATTGGCTATGCTGCAACAGGACACCAAAAGCCATCATGAAGCGTTTTTAAACTGGCTACGCAAATGCTACAGCAATAAAGGCTTAGAAATTATGGCCTTTGTAGAACAGGTAGCTAAAGCAGGGCGTGAAAACCAGAAAAACTTTTTGCATTATGGCATCAGCTACATACGTGAATGCTGCTTGATATTAAGCGGTGCAGCCGAGCTGGTACATTTACCAGCTGTAGAAAAAGAAACCGCGCAAAAAATGGCGGCCGTTATGACGCTGGATATGGGCGAAGGCATTAGTGCCGAACTGGAGAAGGCCTACTACCATGTGGAACGCAATGCTAACCCTAAAATTTTGTTTTTAGATGTATCTTTGCAGATTATAAAAATATTACATTACAAAATGCTCCCGCAAGGGACTCAATATATGAACTGA
- a CDS encoding PSP1 domain-containing protein — protein sequence MGCGSCSTGGGCTPAGCKSNGSCMTNGCSKLDVYDWLAHMDMPANYKPFQVVEIKFKGSRKDFYLNVDNIYIESGELVVVETPTGGYDVGHVSLTGELVRMQMTKRHVKEADVTKKIYRRATPADVDKWKLAKDLEWETMHRARKLALDLNLSMKISDVDYQGDKTKATFYYTAEGRVDFRELIKKMAEAFRIRIEMRQIGMRQEASRLGGIGSCGRELCCSTWLTDFKTVSTSAARYQNLSLNTLKLAGQCGKLKCCLNYELDGYMDALKHIPDNVNILRTEKGDARLQKTDIFKRVMWFSLPGAENWIPLPINRVKEIQKLNKEGVLPEDLGEAIQEQAPVAKVLDYENVVGQDSLTRLDERSNNRNNKKKKNKKPDGREVVDKKPQPQNAKPQQPQNKPQQNKQQQQPKQPPVQQVTIIQETVQVTTTEVVVKTEGSQNAKRNRNRNRNRHQQNRGNNPNNNPQQPSDN from the coding sequence ATGGGATGTGGAAGTTGTTCAACCGGAGGTGGATGTACACCGGCGGGTTGCAAAAGCAATGGGTCATGTATGACCAATGGCTGCAGCAAGCTGGATGTGTACGACTGGCTGGCACATATGGATATGCCTGCCAATTACAAGCCTTTCCAGGTTGTTGAAATAAAATTTAAAGGATCACGTAAGGACTTTTACCTGAACGTTGATAATATATACATAGAATCGGGTGAATTAGTAGTGGTAGAAACGCCTACGGGTGGCTACGATGTAGGGCACGTATCGCTTACCGGCGAACTGGTACGCATGCAGATGACCAAACGCCATGTTAAAGAGGCCGACGTAACCAAGAAAATATACCGCAGGGCAACACCTGCTGATGTAGATAAGTGGAAACTGGCGAAAGACCTGGAATGGGAAACCATGCACCGGGCCCGTAAATTGGCGCTTGATTTAAACTTATCCATGAAGATCAGCGATGTGGATTACCAAGGCGATAAAACCAAAGCCACTTTTTACTATACGGCCGAAGGACGGGTAGATTTTCGGGAACTGATTAAAAAAATGGCCGAGGCATTTCGTATTCGTATTGAAATGCGGCAAATTGGAATGCGCCAGGAAGCTAGCCGTTTGGGCGGCATAGGCTCATGTGGGCGCGAGTTATGCTGCTCTACCTGGTTAACTGATTTTAAAACGGTATCCACCTCGGCAGCACGCTATCAAAATTTATCCTTAAATACCCTGAAACTGGCTGGTCAGTGCGGCAAACTTAAATGCTGCTTAAACTATGAGTTAGATGGGTACATGGATGCCTTAAAACATATTCCGGATAATGTAAACATATTGCGTACTGAAAAAGGTGATGCGCGTTTACAAAAAACCGATATTTTTAAGCGAGTTATGTGGTTTAGCCTGCCTGGTGCTGAAAACTGGATACCATTGCCTATTAACCGCGTTAAGGAAATTCAAAAATTAAATAAAGAAGGTGTACTGCCGGAAGATTTAGGTGAAGCTATTCAGGAACAAGCTCCGGTTGCTAAAGTACTGGATTATGAAAACGTGGTGGGCCAGGATAGTTTAACCCGATTAGACGAACGCAGTAACAATCGTAATAACAAAAAGAAAAAGAACAAAAAGCCTGATGGCCGCGAGGTAGTGGATAAAAAACCACAACCACAAAATGCTAAGCCGCAGCAGCCACAAAATAAGCCGCAGCAAAACAAGCAACAACAACAACCAAAACAACCGCCTGTTCAGCAAGTTACTATTATTCAGGAAACGGTTCAGGTAACTACTACCGAAGTAGTTGTAAAAACCGAAGGTAGTCAGAATGCTAAGCGTAACCGGAATAGGAACCGCAACCGGCATCAGCAAAACCGGGGCAACAACCCGAATAATAACCCACAGCAGCCCAGTGATAATTAA
- a CDS encoding gliding motility lipoprotein GldH, which translates to MKLTGPLLGVLVLLSTLSSLVGCTDPKAVLDESAEIANNNWQYGNKLKFDVPVEDANTEYNLYFNLRVTADYKYSNIFVILYESGTTFTKPKATRFEFKLASSSGEWLGKGSGSMYSYQIPFKTQYRFPAKGKYHFELEQNMRDNPLHAISDVGLRVEKAE; encoded by the coding sequence ATGAAATTAACTGGCCCATTATTAGGAGTATTGGTTTTGCTGAGTACCCTGTCAAGCTTGGTTGGCTGCACTGATCCAAAAGCGGTGTTGGATGAGAGTGCCGAAATTGCCAACAACAATTGGCAATACGGCAACAAGCTTAAGTTTGATGTACCGGTAGAAGATGCGAATACTGAATACAACTTGTACTTTAACCTGCGGGTAACAGCCGACTATAAGTACTCAAACATATTTGTAATACTTTACGAAAGTGGCACCACTTTTACTAAACCCAAAGCTACCCGCTTTGAGTTTAAATTAGCCAGTTCCAGCGGCGAATGGCTGGGTAAAGGCTCGGGCAGCATGTACAGTTACCAGATTCCATTCAAAACACAGTACCGCTTTCCGGCTAAGGGCAAATACCACTTTGAGTTGGAGCAGAATATGCGTGATAACCCACTACACGCCATCAGCGATGTTGGCTTACGGGTAGAAAAAGCAGAATAA
- the rmuC gene encoding DNA recombination protein RmuC encodes MSIGILVIAVVILLVAVFLFVNKPKSGVGTPSIDEFNQLKTENEQLQIKLSVAEEKVKSAYAEKESITQLLKEEKHKLEDQLVFERQELAEANQDLQSTRSYYQAQQEKLQEQKAEIEQTRQHFQREFENVAEKLLKEKSREFLDVNKTNLDHILNPLKENIKAFEDKVEKVYNMEAADRNQLKGAITQLMDLNKQISSEAQNLTKALKGDTKKQGNWGEFILEKVLERSGLQRDREYRIQASYQAHDGNRFQPDVVIDLPDDKHLIIDSKVSLIAYERLVNCETEDERRLHAKAHVESLRSHVQGLSAKNYHDLQKINSPDFVLLFVPIESSFSFAVQLDADLFNDAWDKRVVIVSPSTLLATLRTIASMWKQERQNRNVMEIARLSGEMYNKFAGFMEDMEGIQRSLKQSQDAYDKAMNKLSDGRGNLLVTAEKIKKLGAKTNKQIDQRYLNEEQD; translated from the coding sequence ATGAGTATAGGCATTTTGGTTATAGCGGTGGTGATTTTGTTAGTAGCCGTATTCTTGTTTGTAAATAAACCTAAAAGCGGCGTAGGTACCCCATCTATTGATGAATTTAATCAGTTAAAAACCGAGAACGAGCAACTGCAAATTAAACTTAGCGTAGCCGAAGAAAAGGTTAAAAGTGCCTATGCCGAAAAAGAAAGCATTACTCAACTACTGAAAGAAGAAAAACATAAACTAGAAGACCAGCTAGTTTTTGAGCGTCAGGAGCTGGCCGAAGCTAACCAGGATTTGCAAAGCACTCGCTCATACTACCAGGCACAGCAGGAAAAGCTACAGGAACAAAAGGCTGAGATCGAGCAAACCCGTCAGCATTTTCAGCGTGAGTTTGAAAACGTAGCTGAAAAGTTGCTGAAAGAAAAGTCGCGCGAGTTCCTGGATGTGAATAAAACCAATCTTGACCACATTCTAAATCCATTAAAAGAAAACATCAAGGCATTTGAGGACAAAGTAGAAAAGGTATACAACATGGAAGCTGCCGACCGTAACCAGTTGAAAGGCGCCATTACTCAATTAATGGACTTGAACAAGCAAATTAGCAGCGAAGCGCAAAACTTGACTAAAGCGCTAAAAGGCGATACTAAAAAGCAAGGTAACTGGGGCGAGTTCATTTTGGAAAAAGTATTGGAGCGTTCAGGTTTGCAGCGCGACCGTGAGTACCGGATACAGGCTAGCTACCAGGCACATGATGGCAACCGCTTTCAGCCCGATGTGGTGATTGATTTGCCGGATGATAAACACTTGATTATTGACTCGAAAGTATCCTTGATTGCTTATGAGCGTTTAGTGAACTGCGAAACGGAAGATGAGCGTCGCTTACATGCTAAAGCTCACGTAGAATCATTACGTAGTCATGTGCAAGGTTTATCAGCTAAAAACTACCACGATTTACAGAAAATTAATTCGCCCGATTTTGTACTGCTATTTGTGCCTATTGAATCATCGTTCAGTTTTGCAGTACAGTTAGACGCCGATTTATTTAATGATGCCTGGGATAAGCGTGTGGTAATTGTAAGCCCTTCAACCTTGCTGGCTACCCTGCGCACCATTGCTAGTATGTGGAAGCAAGAACGCCAAAACCGCAACGTAATGGAAATAGCCCGTCTGAGTGGTGAAATGTACAACAAGTTTGCCGGCTTTATGGAAGATATGGAAGGCATTCAAAGAAGCTTAAAACAAAGCCAGGATGCGTACGATAAAGCGATGAATAAATTAAGTGATGGTCGGGGTAACTTGCTGGTTACTGCCGAAAAAATTAAAAAGCTGGGCGCCAAAACCAACAAGCAGATTGACCAACGCTATTTAAATGAGGAGCAGGATTGA
- the fumC gene encoding class II fumarate hydratase: MSFRTEYDTMGAVQVPADKYWGAQTERSRNNFKIGPEASMPKEIIAAFAYLKKAAAYTNTDLGVLPAEKRDLIAQVCDEILAGTLDSEFPLVIWQTGSGTQSNMNVNEVVSNRSHVLQGNPLGEGKPFIHPNDDVNKSQSSNDTYPTAMHIAAYKILVDVTIPGVEKLRDSLKRKSEAFKDVVKIGRTHLMDATPLTLGQEFSGYVSQLDHGLRALRNTLAHLSELALGGTAVGTGINTPKGYDVKVAEYIAQFTGLPFITAENKFEALAAHDAIVESHGALKQIAVSLMKIANDIRMLASGPRSGIGEIHIPDNEPGSSIMPGKVNPTQNEAVTMVAAQVMGNDVAIAVGGSNGHYELNVFKPVMAANFLQSARLIGDACVSFTEHCSDGIEPNYDGIKKHLENSLMLVTALNPHIGYENAAKIAKKALKENKSLREAAIELELLTNEQFDQWVRPEDMIGSLK; this comes from the coding sequence ATGAGTTTCAGAACCGAGTATGACACCATGGGCGCGGTACAGGTACCGGCCGATAAATACTGGGGCGCACAAACCGAGCGCTCTCGTAACAACTTCAAAATTGGCCCTGAGGCTTCTATGCCAAAGGAAATTATTGCCGCTTTTGCTTACTTGAAAAAAGCAGCCGCTTACACCAACACCGATTTAGGCGTACTGCCTGCCGAAAAACGCGACTTGATTGCTCAGGTATGTGACGAAATTTTAGCTGGTACACTGGATAGTGAATTTCCATTGGTTATCTGGCAAACCGGTTCGGGCACGCAATCAAACATGAACGTAAATGAAGTGGTATCTAACCGTTCTCATGTATTGCAAGGTAACCCATTGGGCGAAGGCAAACCTTTCATCCACCCGAATGATGATGTGAACAAATCACAATCTTCAAACGATACCTATCCAACGGCTATGCACATTGCGGCTTACAAAATCCTGGTGGATGTAACTATCCCTGGTGTAGAAAAGCTGCGCGATTCATTGAAAAGAAAATCAGAAGCCTTTAAAGACGTGGTTAAAATTGGCCGTACCCACCTGATGGATGCTACACCATTAACCTTAGGTCAGGAGTTTTCAGGCTATGTATCACAGCTGGATCATGGTTTGCGTGCACTGCGCAACACCCTGGCTCACCTTTCTGAGCTGGCTTTAGGTGGTACTGCTGTAGGTACCGGCATTAACACCCCTAAAGGTTATGATGTTAAAGTAGCCGAATACATTGCACAGTTCACTGGCTTACCATTCATCACTGCCGAAAATAAATTTGAAGCGTTAGCTGCACACGATGCCATTGTAGAAAGCCACGGTGCTCTAAAACAAATTGCTGTATCCCTGATGAAGATTGCTAACGATATTCGGATGCTGGCTTCTGGTCCGCGTTCAGGTATTGGCGAAATTCATATACCGGATAACGAACCAGGTTCATCTATTATGCCGGGTAAAGTTAACCCAACCCAAAATGAGGCCGTTACTATGGTTGCAGCACAGGTAATGGGTAATGATGTAGCTATAGCCGTAGGCGGCTCAAATGGTCATTATGAACTAAATGTATTTAAACCAGTAATGGCAGCTAACTTCCTGCAATCTGCCCGTTTAATTGGCGATGCTTGTGTATCGTTCACTGAACATTGTTCAGATGGTATTGAGCCTAACTATGATGGTATCAAAAAGCACCTGGAAAACTCTTTGATGCTGGTAACTGCCCTGAACCCGCATATTGGTTACGAGAACGCTGCCAAAATTGCTAAAAAAGCACTGAAAGAAAACAAATCATTGCGTGAAGCCGCTATTGAACTGGAACTGTTAACCAACGAGCAGTTCGATCAGTGGGTACGCCCTGAAGATATGATTGGAAGTTTAAAATAG
- a CDS encoding fumarate hydratase has translation MLYNFRTCFLNFWLLAFAAMCAALSSCHPNASIQEPGQAYLQGEWQQQKEAIHQKLITYSLYHLKFSCDSFYVQMQSFSHVNSGADTCMRSGHWVEYAKGVYYQQNDTLRLKGYFTTANNSLKRQGGCFRSGIYDEVFKVGSKTDSALQLTSTSNVVPIHLQLIKRATCHPKPLQ, from the coding sequence ATGCTGTATAACTTTCGTACTTGTTTTCTTAATTTCTGGCTTCTGGCTTTTGCCGCTATGTGTGCGGCACTCTCTTCATGTCATCCCAACGCCAGCATACAAGAACCAGGACAAGCCTACTTACAAGGCGAGTGGCAACAGCAAAAAGAAGCTATACATCAAAAGCTGATTACTTATTCGCTTTACCATCTTAAATTCAGCTGCGATTCATTTTATGTACAAATGCAATCGTTCAGCCATGTAAACTCTGGTGCTGATACCTGTATGCGCAGCGGCCACTGGGTAGAGTATGCCAAAGGCGTGTACTATCAGCAAAATGACACCTTACGCCTGAAAGGCTATTTTACTACCGCCAACAACAGCTTAAAAAGACAAGGTGGCTGTTTCCGTTCGGGCATCTATGATGAAGTTTTTAAAGTTGGCTCCAAAACTGATTCTGCCTTACAATTAACCAGCACATCTAACGTTGTACCTATTCATTTACAATTGATTAAACGGGCTACATGCCATCCCAAACCCCTACAATAA
- a CDS encoding S1/P1 nuclease: MNFFKKMLVGAALLYAPLHSMAWGTQGHRISGQIADSYLTPKARAAVKAILGYESIAMTSNWADFIKSDPNYSYLSSWHYIDFDKPYTYPEMQAFLKQDTSVDAYTKLNFLMAELKKKNQPQEKKLLYLRMLIHITEDIHQPMHTAHTQDKGGNDIKVNWAGEPTNLHAVWDSKLIDAQQLSYTEYAAAINHTTAAQRAEWQKEPISKWLFESSQISEKIYADVRPDENLGFRYTFKYLAVVNQQLLKAGVHLAGLLNQIFG; this comes from the coding sequence ATGAACTTTTTTAAAAAAATGCTCGTTGGTGCAGCCTTGTTGTATGCGCCCCTGCACAGCATGGCTTGGGGAACCCAGGGCCACCGTATATCCGGTCAGATTGCCGATAGTTATTTAACCCCGAAAGCCCGTGCGGCTGTAAAAGCTATTCTGGGCTATGAATCTATCGCCATGACCAGCAACTGGGCTGATTTTATTAAATCTGACCCGAACTATAGCTATTTATCATCCTGGCATTATATTGATTTTGACAAGCCTTATACCTATCCTGAAATGCAGGCTTTCCTGAAACAGGATACCAGTGTAGATGCTTATACCAAGCTGAACTTTTTAATGGCTGAACTAAAAAAGAAAAATCAGCCTCAAGAAAAAAAGCTGCTTTATCTGCGTATGCTGATTCACATTACCGAAGACATTCATCAGCCTATGCACACTGCCCATACGCAGGATAAAGGCGGTAACGATATTAAAGTAAACTGGGCTGGCGAACCTACCAACCTGCATGCGGTTTGGGATAGTAAACTTATTGATGCACAGCAATTAAGCTATACCGAATATGCCGCGGCTATTAACCACACTACAGCCGCACAACGCGCTGAATGGCAAAAAGAGCCCATCAGCAAATGGCTGTTTGAGTCAAGCCAGATTTCAGAGAAAATTTATGCTGACGTTAGGCCTGATGAAAATTTGGGCTTCCGTTACACTTTCAAATATTTAGCAGTCGTAAACCAACAGCTCCTGAAAGCAGGCGTACATTTAGCCGGTTTGCTGAACCAGATTTTTGGATAA
- a CDS encoding low molecular weight protein-tyrosine-phosphatase has protein sequence MKILMVCLGNICRSPLAEGIMQHLADEQGLNWQIDSAGTGNWHIGEGPDHRSVRTARQFGIDISKQVCRQFKPGDFDNFDLILVMDKNNLTDVLAQARTEQDAAKVKLLLTDKEVPDPYYDNTQFEPVFKLIEGGCKDIIHEYSE, from the coding sequence ATGAAAATATTAATGGTTTGCCTGGGTAATATATGCCGTTCGCCGCTGGCCGAAGGCATTATGCAGCACCTGGCTGATGAACAAGGCTTAAACTGGCAAATTGATTCGGCCGGAACGGGCAACTGGCACATTGGTGAAGGGCCAGACCATCGTTCGGTCAGAACAGCCCGGCAGTTTGGCATTGATATCAGCAAACAGGTATGCCGTCAATTCAAACCTGGCGATTTCGACAACTTCGACCTGATTTTGGTAATGGATAAAAACAACTTGACCGATGTTTTAGCTCAAGCCCGTACCGAGCAGGACGCTGCCAAAGTAAAGCTACTGCTTACCGATAAAGAAGTGCCCGACCCTTATTACGACAACACCCAGTTTGAACCTGTGTTTAAGTTGATTGAAGGTGGTTGTAAGGATATCATACACGAGTACAGCGAGTAA